In Ruminiclostridium papyrosolvens DSM 2782, the following proteins share a genomic window:
- a CDS encoding polysaccharide deacetylase family protein: MFNLKKAFKGLLAVSLVAASIFVMNPVSKAADTIKYGDVNNDGVVDSIDYAALKAYLLGKGTITNLAAADTNFDKTVDAIDYANLKKFLLGAITLPVGNPPITGKVVALTFDDGPDVTLTPKVLDKLDKYHVPATFMMIGQKINDSTASVIKRIITSGSEIGNHSWAYDSMGGMSYSAIKKSVDDTTAAIIKYSGTTPKFFRAPNLNTGGSMFDAIDLTFVQGVTCNDWVQSTTAQQRADAILAGARDGAIFLMHDVQPLPHPTPEALDIIIPKLQSQGYTFVTLSDLFKIKGVALSPTDSKIYTYLP; the protein is encoded by the coding sequence ATGTTTAATTTGAAAAAGGCTTTTAAGGGACTTCTCGCTGTGTCCCTGGTTGCAGCTTCTATTTTTGTGATGAACCCTGTAAGTAAAGCTGCAGATACCATAAAGTATGGTGATGTTAATAACGACGGAGTCGTGGATTCAATTGATTATGCAGCTTTAAAGGCGTACCTTTTGGGTAAAGGTACAATCACTAACTTAGCAGCAGCTGATACTAACTTTGATAAGACTGTGGACGCCATTGATTATGCTAATCTTAAAAAATTTCTGTTGGGTGCTATTACTCTACCCGTAGGAAATCCGCCTATAACAGGAAAGGTTGTTGCCCTGACATTTGATGATGGCCCTGACGTAACACTTACTCCAAAAGTATTGGATAAACTGGACAAATATCATGTCCCTGCTACATTTATGATGATAGGCCAAAAAATCAATGATTCTACAGCTTCTGTAATCAAGAGAATCATAACCTCCGGCTCCGAAATCGGAAATCACTCATGGGCATATGACAGTATGGGCGGAATGTCCTATTCAGCTATCAAGAAGTCTGTGGATGATACTACTGCCGCTATAATAAAATATTCAGGAACTACTCCTAAATTCTTCCGTGCACCAAATCTGAATACCGGCGGCTCCATGTTTGATGCAATCGACTTGACATTTGTTCAGGGAGTAACTTGTAATGACTGGGTTCAGTCAACTACTGCCCAGCAAAGAGCTGATGCCATACTTGCAGGTGCAAGGGATGGAGCAATATTCCTTATGCATGATGTTCAACCTTTACCTCATCCGACTCCTGAAGCTCTTGATATCATAATTCCTAAGCTTCAAAGCCAGGGTTATACCTTTGTCACTCTGAGTGATTTGTTCAAAATAAAGGGTGTTGCTTTAAGTCCTACAGACAGCAAAATTTATACATATTTGCCGTAA